In Thioalkalivibrio paradoxus ARh 1, the following are encoded in one genomic region:
- a CDS encoding Smr/MutS family protein translates to MARISIDLHQCFRDGRKIDAALEGAIDDACAKRIATVEIIHGKGSGQLKKRVLRFLQRPDIRARYHRVDKDSRNHGRLFVHFRH, encoded by the coding sequence ATGGCTCGCATTTCGATCGATCTGCATCAATGCTTTCGCGACGGACGGAAGATCGACGCGGCGCTCGAGGGGGCGATCGACGATGCCTGCGCGAAGCGCATCGCGACGGTTGAAATCATTCACGGCAAGGGCAGCGGCCAGTTGAAGAAGCGCGTTCTGCGGTTTCTGCAACGGCCCGACATCCGCGCGCGGTACCACCGCGTTGATAAGGACTCCCGGAATCACGGGCGTCTGTTCGTC